GTCTCCATAAAGCTGTAAAATAGAATTAACCTTATACTTTTCATTATAATTTTTAATAAAGTAGAGTAAAGATTCGATATTCTTTTGTGCCGACAATCTTCCAGCAAAAACAAATGTATGCTCAGTTCCAACTAAAAATGGTAAAAGCGATTGTTTTACAGGGAATAGGAGATACCGTGGAATAACATTCACCTCGGCCCTATTCTCAAGATAAGATTCTAGAATTTTTTTATTCGACTCACTTAGAACCCAAATTCGAATTTCTTTACCTATCCAATTCCCACTTTCAAAAAATTTTTTAAAAGCATTTCCAAATAAGATAAAGTCGACGACTTCATTCTTATCTGACCCTAAACTTTGTTCATATGGATCATCAATGTAGACTCGACAAGTACTTTTTAAATTTGAATTTTCCAGAAAGAAATTCTCACATCTCTCCCTCAAAGTATTAATACTAATTATACAAGGATCATTTTGAATAGAGTCTCTTTTTATCTTAGTCACTTAACGCACACCCTAATTCTACTAGTCTTTGAAGCTTCTCTTTCTTGCTACCCACCTCAAATTCTAGCTCCAATATTCCTTTATGTGGATCATTAATTAAAACTCTAGGCTCTTCTACTTTCACCCAAGGAAATAAATCTTCTTCTTTCGCACTAAATTCTTTCTTTGAAGATGAAGAGTATTTCTTACTAAAATAATGATAAAGCTCGTCTCTATAGTCGTTAAATATCTTTGAGCTCATTATATCACTTGAGAATTCTTTTCTGATATTTACTATTTCTCGAGCAAAAGAAAAATCGCACGTTTCTTTATTTTCTTCAAAAAGCTTTAGTTTATATCTATTCGCAATGTGACCTCTCTCAAAGAAAGTCGTTCTATCAGGATCTATTTCCTTTAAATCTATTAAATTCATTTCTGTAATTAATTGTTTAGTATTAATATATGGACCAAAGTCACCATGTTCCACATCGACAAGACTTACTTGATAACGATAGTGCTCCTTAAAGTCTGCATAACCACCCCAATTAGATATAATTGCCTTATGCCCAAACCGCAATGCTTGAAGGACCGCCATTCCAAAGTTTTCATCAGAATGTAGAGAACTTGATATAAAGACTTTCTTTCCTTCGGGTATTAGGTTTTTAATTTCTTCTCTCGGAACAAACCCCTTGAAAGAGATACTTTTTTCTATACCTAATTCTTGACTTAAGTTTTCTAAATAAGACTTATAATTAATACTTGGGATTCCCATATTTGGAGACCCTAATTCATCTTCCCGACCAAAAATTGTCAGCAACGAACTTTTCTCTTGAATCAAATGCTTAGAGAATGCATATAGAAGTGTGTGAAGGTTTTTTTGCTCTGATATCCTACCAATATAATAAAATGAACGTCGTTTAAATTGATCTTTTCTATTTATAATAGAAATATTCTCAGGTGCCGAAAAAGGAAGATATTCTACATTTATATTCTTAAATTTATCTTTTAAAATTTTAACATCTCTTTGACATGAAACAATAAAGGAATCGTTCTTATTCCAAATAGTATCCCATTCCCAAAATACAAGTGGCCATAAACCAACAGTACTCATTCCATGAACATAGAATTTCAAAGGTGCATGGATTTCCATTTTAGTCCGAAGTATTTTCAAGGCCCACGATATTTTCAGATTGAAACACGTTACAAGAATAAGGTTTGATTTAATCCCTTTTATGATAATTTCTTTAACTGATGCTTTATCTACATTTATTTTTAAAACTTTATAATTGTTCTTTTCTGCTATCTCTTCCCATAACTTTTCAATCTCGGGAATTATCTCCGTCATACTAAACCAAGAAAAGTTCTGTGCCGATGTTAGTATCAACATCGTCCTATCTTGTGACAAAGAAATCTCCTATAACTACCCCATCCACATTTGAAGTCTCAAAGAATAAGAGTAAATCTTCTAATGTCTCAACAATTGGCTGCCCCATAACATTTAAACTTGTATTTAAAACAGAATAAACTCCTGTCTTATCTCCTACTGCAGATATTAACTCGTGATATTTCTTATTAATATCTGGACTTACAAACTGTGCTCTTGAAGTTCCATCTATATGCAAAACCTCCTGAAAAGATTCTCTCCATTCTTTTTTTATTGGAATCGTAAAAGACATATATGGACTTCTAAACTTCTCATCAACTTCAAAATAATGATGTGAGTACTCTTTTAAGCAGCTGCAAGCATAGGGTCTAAAGGCTTCTCTAAACTTTATATTCTCATTTAAATAAGACTTAAGACCTTTTCTATCTACCCGAGCAATAATACTTCTGTTTCCCAGGGCTCGAGCCCCAATTTCAGATCTTCCTTGAAACCAACCTAAGATCTTCCCTTGTTCTAATAAATTTGCAGTGTATTCAATGATATCACTTCCAAAATTTTTAATTTTAAAGTTTTTAAAAACACTTTGAATTTTTTCTTCATTAATGTAAGCAGTGTCTCTTCCTAAAAAAGGAGAAGAAAGCTTAAAATACTTTCTTTCTTTTAGAAAATATAAATACTGAACTAATCCAATGGAGATCCCATCGTCACCAGGACATGGCGCCACTTCAACTCTTTTAAAAGAAGAGTTCTCCACTAATTTCATATTATTAACACAGTTCATCGCTGCGCCACCAACTAGAATTAAATTATCTGAATGATTTGAATAATTCATAACTTCTTTTAGAATTATTTTCTCTAATAATCTCTGAGCACTTGCCGCTAGTTTCTTGTAATAGTCAAGATGAATGGAGTTCTCCCAAGATTCCTTTGATGAACCCAAGAATGACTTCTCCCATTTAATATCTTTTAAGAATTCTTCTACTGAAGCGTATTCTATAGGCTCTTCAAAGACAGAAAGCCCCATAACTTTTCCAGCATCATGTTTTGAGTTGAATATCACTTCCGACACATATTCAAATAACATTCCGGGACTATTTGAAACTACTTTATTAGGTTTTTCCAAAGAATAAAAAGGAAAGAAACTCTTAGCTAAACACCGAAGAGAGTTATTCTCATATAAGTAAAATGAAACTCCCTCATAGGACTTCCCAGTAGATATAAACTTACTCTCACTCTCCAAACTAACGAGCTCTGAGAAGTTTTCGGCATTTGTTCCTGCCCCATCAATCACACAAATAACAGCACTCTCAACATTAGAAAATGTTAAACCACATAAGGCGTGAGCATAATGATGAGATAGAGAAATAATCTTATCTGTTGATTTGAAATCGGCAAGATCTTTTGATTCAATGAATTCACTAAAAGGTGAGTAGTTTTCAAGGGCCAGCTCAAATCTTTTGGCCGTTAGAACGTCTCGACATTCTGCAGCCACGTAACGGTCAATCTGGCTCTTTAGTAATTCTAAGCTACGCCAGGGCCACTCTCCAGAGTACTTTTTCTTATTATACCTCTCAGAAATTAAGACCTCCATCCTACTCCCATCATAATAGGCGCAAGATGAATTATAGAGAGTTTTTCCAACCCCTATTAAATCACAATCTAATTTCTTTTTTATTGTTTCCATCGTTTTTCTATTTTGAATTTTTTGACAAATACGAACGAATTAAAGGGTAAGTAGGGAATTTCAGCCTTCTCCTTGGATAGAGAAGGCTAAACGAATTAATTTATTTTCTTTCTTAAATCATCAATTACTTTTTGCTGTTCTTGCACAGTTTCAGTTAATTGTTGAATGGCCTTAGTTAAGACTGGAGTTAGCTTTGAATAATCAACTAACTTCTTTCCATCAGTATCAGTAACAACCATTCCCGGAAGAATTCCTTCAAGTTCATCGGCCATAAGACCAATTTGATGATCTGATGAGAATTTGTACTTTGGAAACTCTTCAACCTTATAATCATATTCATAAACATTTAATTTATTAATTAAATCCAAACCATTATTAAACGTCGTTACGTTTTCTTTAAAGCTCGGATCTGATCCAGCAAAAACATCAAGGTACACACTTTCGTTTAAAACTTCAGATTCAATCTCTTCAAGACTAAATTCTTGAATCCCTCCAAAGTAATAATCTAGCTCATCTTTCTTATCTTGATTATTTTCTGACATAATTATCTCCATAAATATAATATAGTTTATAGGTGTTATTGTAACACAACTCCACTAATTCTAAAAACAGAAAAATCAAACAAAATCAACAAGTTAGGCTATTTATCCAACAAGATGCACTTAGTATGCTCTCTTTTTAGCCCTACCTCAAAGGCCTTTTCAACCTCTGAAAAAGGAAAGACTCTCACTAAACTCTTTGCATATTTCTCAATTATTGGAGTCCAAAATTTTACTGACTGTCTAAATTCTTCTACACCATGATGTCCAAGCCAGCTAACTCTTAGATTTTGTTTATAAAAAGAATTATTGTCTAATTTAGCGTCAAAATACTTTCCTATAATTACGATCGACCCAGACCTTTTAGGAAATAAATGCGCGTGAGGCAACAGTCCAGTTCCACCTGCTCCGTCTCCAGTACAATCTATAACTGTGTCATATTTTGAAAAGTTTGTTCCTCCGATTAAGAAGCTCGCAAAATTTTCAACATTTAAACCTAGCTTCTTTGCATTATCAACTCGCACCTGACTTTTCTCAACAAGAATCGGTTCATAACCTCTGTGCTTCAATGCTAAATAAGAAAATATACCAATTGGACCTGCTCCGAAAATAGCAATTTTATCACATTCAGTTAATCCGATTTTCTTTGCGTGCATATATGAAAGGTCTCCAATAAAAGCAACTTCCAGTAAAACCTGAGCCTCAATAGATAGCTCCTGAGGTAATTTTACGAGGTCACTTTTATGAACTTTAACATGGCTGGAAATTACACTAATACTATCTGTTCCCAAAAGTTTGCGTCCCGTACACTCGCTCCAATCCTCACTCAAGCAAGCTCGACACTTTTGGCAGCAATAATTTGCAGAGGAGGTAACTATTTCACCAACTGAATAATTTTTAATAGAATCTCCAACCTCAACAATCTTTCCAACCCATTCGTGTCCTATAGGAGATTCTCCTTCATTGTGCTTGATCGCGTATAAGTCAGACCCACAAATTCCAACAGACATTGGTTTTACAAGAACTTCATTATGATTGAGTTTGATAGGAACTTTCCTATCTTTTTTGACAAACTTCCCATTAAGGTATGTATAAAACCAATCTTTCTCCAATTAATCCTCACTATTTTTTTCGTCGCTTTTATTCTTATAATGTTATCATTAATAGAAATATAAATATAGCTTGTACACAGGTAAAAATGATTAGAATAATTTCAACAATTCCTTTTATTTTTGGACTAATTACTTATTATATTGTTGCGCTCTCTCCAAGTAACTATAGCCTTCTTGAGCAAGGATTTCTTTCTTCAATTAAGAAGCAACACTGGGGTACCTGTTGGGCATTTTCCACAATCTCAAGCCTTGAATCAAATATACTTAAAAGAAAACTTCAATTCAGCCACGATCTCTCTGAGTATCACTTAGATAAGTTCAACGGCTTTAATAGAAATGGCAGGGAGTCAGACCCAAAGAAAGAATGGTTCTCTACCCAAGGCAAGGGGTATATTGGAAGTAATAGGGATGATCAAAGATCTGGCTTGATGGTTCACCTAGGTGGAGACTATAGAGTTGCCGCTGCCTACCTAAGCAATACATTAGGTGCAGTTGAGGAATCAAAAACCCCAGGAATAAAGACCGACTCCGACTTTGCTTCATTTGGGAACTCTCCAGGAGAAGGAATTCTTCTTAGAAATAATTATCAATATATCTATCCGAAAAGTATTGAATGGCTCGTATGGGGTAATTCAAATCTTGAGACTCAAAATAGAATAAAGAAAGCTATTAAAGAAAATGGAGCTGTAGCCTCTGCTCAATTTATGGAGTCCAGCCCTTTGGCCATTATCAAAGGAAAGGAGTGGCACCAAAATTTAAAAGAAGAAGGGCCCAATCATGCAATATCAATAGTTGGATGGGATGATCGTATTTCCTATAAGGGAAAGACAGGAGCATGGCTCATAAAAGATAGTGATCATATTAACGAAGAGGACAATACTAAAATTGGTCTCTTCTATATTTCCTATCAAGATCTAATTACTGGAAAGCATAGAGATATGGGAGCTGTTTCTTTTAAGAACGTTTCTCTCAGAGACTCAAGAGCAAGAGTTTATTCTCATGCTCTTCATGGATGGAGATACTCCCAAATATTTCCCGGTCCTATAAAAAATCTATATACGATTAAAGGTGATGAGACCTTAAATGCGATTGGTCTTTATCTACCAACTCCTCAAGAGACAGCGACTTATAAAGTCAGTATTAACGGAAATTTTCTTCTCAAAGAAACAATCAATCGAGAAAACCCAGGCTTTTACTACCTAAAAATCCCTAATTACGATGTAAGAATAGGTGATAAAGTCGAAATCATTCAAGAGAATAAATCCACACTTTACTCTATCGACTCATCCTCATGGATAACAGTCTTACTTGGAGATACAGAAGACACTCTTAAACCTCAATGGGTTGAATCCAAAGCGAACCCCAAAGAAAGCTACTACTATGAAAAAGATAAATGGTACGATTTAACAAGTAAAGAAAGCTCTTCTGAAATAAATTATAGAAAAGCAAACTTTCCAATTATTTTATACACCCTTAATAGAGAAGAATTAAAATGATCAATCTCATAAAAGAAATAAAAGAGAATAAATATTTAAAAAATTTACTAATTATTACTCTATTTATTTATCTCCCCTCCCTTTACTTCAGTTTTTTTATTTTTGATGATAATCATAATATTATATTAAACTCTAGAGTAAGTAATTTATCTGACTTAATTCTTCCATGGACGAAAAGTAAGATCCCTTTATCTTATAATTATTGGCAAGTACTACATTTAGTATTTGGAACAAGTTCTCCTCCGACTCTAAGGTTTCTCAATATTATTCTTCATTTACTCAATGGAGTGCTAGTTTTTAAACTTCTTCCTCTTAAAAAAAATGAAAAAACACTAGGAGCTATTGCGACAGGAATTTTCCTCTTACACCCTGTCGTTGTTCAAAGTGTCGTTTGGCTATCCTCATCAAGAGAGCTATTTGCGACGTTCTTTACTCTTTTAGCCGCTCATTTAATAGTTAGAAGTAATCTAGACTCTAAAACTATTTTCAAAGCATTTTCCCTTTTAATCATTAGCATATTATTCAAGCCCATTAGTGCAGCCGCTCCCTTAATATTCCTAGGCTATATCCATCAAAAAAAGAAAGAAATATTCTACCCTCTCATCTTCACTTCAACGCTTATCCTAATAGCTATTTTCTATTTTTATTTTAATGAAATAATGAAAGCGACAACTATCTTTAATTATACTTTTTCAAAATCTCTTGGAATCGCAGCGATAAGTATTTCATATTATTTTAGAAACTTCTTTACACCGTTTTTTCTAGAATATAATTACAATCTCACTCCAGAAAAAGCTATCTCACTTTACTCTTCCCCAAGAATACTTCTACACTTAGTCTATCTATTGCTTCCAATAACTTCCCTATTTCTTTTCAAAGAAAAGAAAAAAGAATTATTAATATGCCTTTTATCTTTTTTAACTTTAATCACCATTAATACTGGTCTTATTCCGTTTAATCATCAATTTATCTCAACTGTTACTGACCGCTATTTATATCTACCAAGTATTGCACTTGTCTTCTTTCTCTACTTCCTTTTAAGTAACATTCCCAAAGAGAGATACTTCCAACTTTCTGTTATTCTCTTTGTTCCTTTAATATTTCTATCAACTATCGAAGTATCCAAATGGAAAGATAGCTCTACTCGTCTTTACAAGAATAAGTTCTCCAATGAAGTAGAATTTATTACATACATAAATGCGTTGATTAAAGATGGAAAACTAGAAAAAGCTCAAGCCCTGACAAACAAGCTCTTTGAAGGGAGAAATTCTATAGATGAATTAAATCTAGAGCTAAGTATTTTTCAAGCGAGCTACAAGGATACAAAGCCCAAAGACTTTACTAAAAAAATACACTTTCAAATAGAAGAAATCCCCTTAGATCTCTATCCTCTTCTTGCAAACTACTCTTACTATAATAATGATTTTCATCTCGCTAGACTCTCTTATGTATACTCCAAGAAAAGTGAGTTCAAGTATCTACTTGATTTTGATATGAACCAATTAGCTCAACGAGAAAAAAGTTACTATGACAAAATACTAAGGGAAGTAACTTTACTTCCCTTAGTTCAAAAAAATAAATATTTATCAAGAAAAATTTATAAGACTCTCAGACCTCTCGTCGACAATAAAACCAAATACGACTTAGAGGTCAACAAGCAGTTAAGCGAGAATTAACAGAGCCTAAGGAAATGGAGCGGCACAACCAAGTGTCCCTCCACGACCAAGAGCAACCGCATTTTGTCCTGTTGCACATCTTTGAGTACCAAAGGTCGTCCGACAATTAACACCAATACAAATCTTAGATCCGGTAACACTTCCTGAACCGTTATTTGTTCCACTATTTCGTCCCAGGGCCGTTACATAAGAACCTTTAATCCACCCATTTGAGTAAACATTGGAACACTTACCATTTTGTGAACAGTCTTTAATCGTATAAGTGACATCATAAGGAGTATCAGGTTGATAGAGTCGGATCACATTTGTAGTCGCATTATATGATGAATACATTCGTCCTACATTTCCAA
The sequence above is a segment of the Halobacteriovorax sp. JY17 genome. Coding sequences within it:
- a CDS encoding carbamoyltransferase C-terminal domain-containing protein — translated: METIKKKLDCDLIGVGKTLYNSSCAYYDGSRMEVLISERYNKKKYSGEWPWRSLELLKSQIDRYVAAECRDVLTAKRFELALENYSPFSEFIESKDLADFKSTDKIISLSHHYAHALCGLTFSNVESAVICVIDGAGTNAENFSELVSLESESKFISTGKSYEGVSFYLYENNSLRCLAKSFFPFYSLEKPNKVVSNSPGMLFEYVSEVIFNSKHDAGKVMGLSVFEEPIEYASVEEFLKDIKWEKSFLGSSKESWENSIHLDYYKKLAASAQRLLEKIILKEVMNYSNHSDNLILVGGAAMNCVNNMKLVENSSFKRVEVAPCPGDDGISIGLVQYLYFLKERKYFKLSSPFLGRDTAYINEEKIQSVFKNFKIKNFGSDIIEYTANLLEQGKILGWFQGRSEIGARALGNRSIIARVDRKGLKSYLNENIKFREAFRPYACSCLKEYSHHYFEVDEKFRSPYMSFTIPIKKEWRESFQEVLHIDGTSRAQFVSPDINKKYHELISAVGDKTGVYSVLNTSLNVMGQPIVETLEDLLLFFETSNVDGVVIGDFFVTR
- a CDS encoding medium chain dehydrogenase/reductase family protein encodes the protein MEKDWFYTYLNGKFVKKDRKVPIKLNHNEVLVKPMSVGICGSDLYAIKHNEGESPIGHEWVGKIVEVGDSIKNYSVGEIVTSSANYCCQKCRACLSEDWSECTGRKLLGTDSISVISSHVKVHKSDLVKLPQELSIEAQVLLEVAFIGDLSYMHAKKIGLTECDKIAIFGAGPIGIFSYLALKHRGYEPILVEKSQVRVDNAKKLGLNVENFASFLIGGTNFSKYDTVIDCTGDGAGGTGLLPHAHLFPKRSGSIVIIGKYFDAKLDNNSFYKQNLRVSWLGHHGVEEFRQSVKFWTPIIEKYAKSLVRVFPFSEVEKAFEVGLKREHTKCILLDK
- a CDS encoding glycosyltransferase, producing the protein MSQDRTMLILTSAQNFSWFSMTEIIPEIEKLWEEIAEKNNYKVLKINVDKASVKEIIIKGIKSNLILVTCFNLKISWALKILRTKMEIHAPLKFYVHGMSTVGLWPLVFWEWDTIWNKNDSFIVSCQRDVKILKDKFKNINVEYLPFSAPENISIINRKDQFKRRSFYYIGRISEQKNLHTLLYAFSKHLIQEKSSLLTIFGREDELGSPNMGIPSINYKSYLENLSQELGIEKSISFKGFVPREEIKNLIPEGKKVFISSSLHSDENFGMAVLQALRFGHKAIISNWGGYADFKEHYRYQVSLVDVEHGDFGPYINTKQLITEMNLIDLKEIDPDRTTFFERGHIANRYKLKLFEENKETCDFSFAREIVNIRKEFSSDIMSSKIFNDYRDELYHYFSKKYSSSSKKEFSAKEEDLFPWVKVEEPRVLINDPHKGILELEFEVGSKKEKLQRLVELGCALSD
- a CDS encoding tail fiber domain-containing protein → MSENNQDKKDELDYYFGGIQEFSLEEIESEVLNESVYLDVFAGSDPSFKENVTTFNNGLDLINKLNVYEYDYKVEEFPKYKFSSDHQIGLMADELEGILPGMVVTDTDGKKLVDYSKLTPVLTKAIQQLTETVQEQQKVIDDLRKKIN